A window of Triplophysa dalaica isolate WHDGS20190420 chromosome 12, ASM1584641v1, whole genome shotgun sequence genomic DNA:
CTATCAGCCAGAAACTAAACATTAAAGAAACTGTTTGTTATCTATTTGTCTTTAGCAGTCACAAGTGCATTAGTCTAAAGAGAGAGGCAACAGTGAGAAGGCTAATGCTATGTGTCAGGTTAGCAGGGTTTTGCACACGCAGGCATCTATAGATGTATACGCTCTCAGTTTAATCTTTACTACAAACacttggtttctctgtctggtgTGTGTAGATGTCAGGCCACTTAACTGGAGGTCATCTTGTCAGTTCTTCTCTGGATCCATTGAGTGAGCGTGTGCACTACTGTACAGAGCATGTTTCGTAAAATGCACAATCttctaaatttcatacactggacctttaaattcaCACAGGGCTTAATCCACTTTTTCCGAAGACCTGGCCACAGAGCAAGTGGTATAGTGTTGGCCATTGGTTGATAATGTCATGGTCTGCGACTGCGGCTGGCGTCCTGGTTTATCTGGCTGGTGATTtcgtgcatgtttatattttgttgtttggcTCACGTAGACGTTCCTGTCCCATGTCTGCGAGAACAGTTGAGCGTTCCCAACAACTAGGCTACTCTATGCTTTTTTGCATGTGTTTACTGGTCGCTCCCTTCACCAAAGTTTGGCTGTGTTTCCAAGTGCCTGTGCTTGTGTATCCATTTCTGTTCTTTATACGTCTGTCTGGATGAGGCATGTCTGTGTGATGAAGAATGCAGACAGGCTACACACTGACTCCACTCTCTGCCCACGTAGCTGGCAGGTCTTACTCGTCTTGGATTGAAGCTGCTTTACTATGGTTTCCAAGCCAGTCCCGAGGTTGGCAAGCACAGCAGCTGGGTAACTTTCCCTGGAAGGGCACTGTTAAGGAACatgaaaatgatgaaatgtcTACACATTTGTATTGTGTACTGTAGGATAGGCAGCTATGGTATTGATAATGATATTGAAGATGTCTCTGAATTTTGTAAGTTGCAGTTTGGCAGGTGCTATTTAGCAGGGATGCATGCTGATGGCTCATGGCTTCCCGATTGTGTGGATTGAGCCGCTCATTTTTCAGTTACAAGCCCTGAACCTTAAAGGAATCGTTCACtttcaacatacattttcatgaacatttactcaccccatgTCATCagagatgtttatgtatttgtttctttagtcgtaaagaaatgaaggtttttgatgaaaacattgcaggatttttctccatatagtggacttcaatggactccaaacagttgaaggtcaaaatgacaatgCTAAATTCACTGTTTGCGTTCACTTTCTACGTCTGTCTCGCGCACACATGCGTTGCACAGATTCCAAATCATACTTGAATGAATCGCAGAACAGAGtcaggcgagcatttgtgtttacgaagcatatacatttttattttttattaccaatTGTTTctctagataagacctttattcatggtctggtcTGGTTTACagtcctttgaagctgcactgaaactgtcattttgaccttcaaccgtttgcaGTCCATTGAACTCCACTATATAGAGAAAAATTctgcaatgttttcatcaaaaacccttttccactaaagaaacaaatacataaacatcttggatgacatgccgtgagtaaattatcatgaaaatgtatgtagAAAGTGGACGATTCCTTTAACCAATCGACCGCACCACCCTTCCCTCTCTTAGAAGAAGTGTcttcaaaaaaatacaatattaaaatatgtaccAATTTTGTAATACTCAAAAagtacagttgtgctcaaaagtttacacaccccttgcagaatcttgACCATTTTCGgaggtttacacccacctgactttaaatgaatggtgttgacttcATGAGCAGCACTGAATgattctatctattgtaatagttgtgtatgagtctcttgattgtcctcaatgtaaacagatgaatctcaacatctcactgttactgctggacatgagagattgtggaggacctgggtgattgttttgaaggTCAATGGACAGACAATCTAATGACTCttaaacccttaaacaactatgactaaacataagaactgtcattgattgtttaggtaacatcatacagtattaagaatcaggggtGTGTAATCTTTTGCCCtgggctattttgagaaattctgttattattctttagtgtgaactttatgttaacatttctttagtgaaatatcttgttcagggcaggactaaattacaaataaacattcattttcgaaaatcctcttattcttccaaatatttcagctttttccagattctgtaAGGGGTGTGTGAACTTTTGAGCGCAACTGTAAACGTAAAAATGTTCATTCTTCAGCTTTGTCTCCAGGAATAGAGCCCACCAATAACCAGGTGGTGTTGGTGATCCTGGTTAGTTTACTGCCTCTGCTGGTTCTGGCTGTGCTGGTCATCGCCTCTTTCTACTGGTATCGCATCTACCGTCGCCGAAAACTTGACGAGTGGAAGACCAAAAAGCAGTCCAAACGCAAGGGCCCGAAAAGCCCTCTGGACTGCAGCGACGCTTGTGCCATCATGATGGACGACGACCGTTCGGATAGCAGCTCCACGCATGCCAACAACCTCAATCATAACACAGATCCTCTCCCCATTGAGTTGGACCTGCAAGTGGGCAAGGGCCGATTCGCGGAAGTCTACAAAGCCAAGCTCAGGCAGAGTCCCTCCGAGCAGTTCGAGACGGTAGCGGTGAAGATCTTCCCGTATGAAGAGTACGCATCCTGGAAAAACGAAAAAGAGATCTTCTCAGACATCGACCTGAAGCATGAGAACATTCTGCACTTTTTAACAGGCGAGGAGAGGAAGGTGGAGAAGCAGTATTGGCTGATCACCGCCTATCACCCATGGGGCAACCTGCAGGAGTACCTCACGCGCCACCTCATCAGCTGGGAGGACCTGCGTGTGCTCGGGTGCTCGATGGCACGGGGGGTGGCTCACTTGCACAGTGACCATACCACCTGCGGGAGGCCCAAGGTGCCCATCGTCCATCGAGATCTAAAGAGCTCTAACGTCCTGGTGAAGAACGACCTCACATGTTGTCTTTGTGACTTTGGGCTCGCTCTTCGTCTGGACAACTCGCTGTCTGTGGATGAATTGGCCAACAGTGGACAGGTGAGACCGACGTAGTTAAAAACACGTACAGTACATTAATACATACATCTCCATACGCAATTCTTTAGTTTAGAAAAAAGTCTGCTTTGGTTTCGGTCGGTTAAACTTCAAGATTGgaagtattttagtttttataataaattgaattaatcAAGCAAAGTCCTTTGAGTCCAACTTTGTTACTCTCAAGCGCTCATGTGTTCTTTTGGTAAAATGTGCAGATTAACAACGGCGGGGGCATCGTGTCATAACATGCAGGGAAAGTCCCCTCGAGCATCTCGCCGCGTGCAGGTTTATGTCTGCGTGCCCTTTGTTCAGGCTGTCTGCTCAGATTTATGATTCACAGGCTAAAAATGCAAAGACAAAAAGCGCCAAATGAATCAGTGATGAACCCGCAAATAGTCACCTGACTGTGTCACCTGACTGTGTGCTGTCGTCTCTCCAGCTTTTGATGTGCGTCCACGTTCGGTTGCTTCCAGACGGTAACTAACGTTTCTGTGAGTTTAGCAGGCTGTGCTGAATCTATTGGGTTGTGTTGGGTGACCTTTCGTactctttaaaacacacacagctcatCTTATTACCTAACTTCAAAGATAAAGAGATGTGATAAAGAGGTGTGAAAGCTGTTCACAGGCCATCAAAATATATATGGAATGAATGATCTAAGAAAGCCTTTTATAAACTGAACATTTAGATCCATATTATGTCTGTTGTGGCGTATGATAAACAATGTAAAGCTGTGGGCAAAAGTGATATGCGAGAGGGCATATTTATACAATATGTGCTTTTCATAGTATTCAAACACGCTCATAATAGACATCATCATATGACATGTATGGCAAAACATAGGCAAAAAATTATATCAGAGAATTAGTTTTACtctaatatacaaaaaatgcataaaaaaacaaacagttcacaaaaaaaactgattGACTATAATGTTATCTGTTATTAAAGTGATTCGTTcccaaattaaaattctgtcatcgtttattcaccctcttgtcataaacctgtatgacttacctTCTTATTCAACACAATTGAACAAATTCATGTGTGTACGTACGTGTTGTGAATAAGGCGGAAGGTTTTCGTGAAATGTTCGAATGTGCGTATATATACGAAATATCTACGCAATTAATAGGGAATGAGACCCATTGCCCTGATCAATGCATCATGCATACAACATTTCAATGCATCTTTAAtacaatatttgaataaagggtGAATATGTAGATTGTTGGCCACCatgctttttaaaaacttttatatcTCATTTTAAGGTGGGTACGGCCCGGTACATGGCCCCAGAAGTCCTGGAATCAAGGATCAACCTTGAGAACATCGAGTCCTTTAAACAAACCGATGTCTACTCTATGGCACTGGTACTGTGGGAGATAACCTCCAGGTGTAACGCTATCGGAGGTGAGTTCAAGAATCATCATGCACTCAGATCTCACGATCGCAGCCAAGGAATGACAGCACTTGGAACGCTAGTTTTGCCGTTCAATGAAAAATCCTTTTGTGTTGGCTGTTTCCCAGATCAATACACTCTTGGTTAACTCGGGACAATGCTATTCTTGCCATTCATCTCTTAATTCTTCCGCAAGGAGAGCAGGGATGAAGATAGGCTTTGCTAACATTGTTGGGTTATTGTTTCTGTACATTGCAAGGAAAGCTCATGAGGGCCACGCTCTGTTTTGACCGCTTTGCAGTTTCCTGTTATTGGAGGAGCCGTTCCTCAACGCCAGAGATGGTACGGCTAACAGCTCTCGTTCACTTCAGGGAATGATAGGAATGTGTGAATGTGAGCGAATCCTTAGAATTTTGCCTTCTTTGGTCAGGTGGGAGGAAAGCTGTTAGCATATTCCTGGCGCGTGTGCATATTGATGTGTCTGATAGAAAGTGTGAATAAAGAATCTTGTCATGCGGTATCTCAAACAATAAGACAATGGAACTGAGTCCTGGAGACAGGGCATGAGAAATGGTGATAAAATTGCTTTAACGTTTCTTACAGAATGATTcacattctgtcatttattcacccttgtgttattcaaaatctgtataggACTCATCTTCTGTGGACCAAAATAAGATTTTGGAAACTCAGCGCTCCGTGtgttctgtatttaaataaatgaaacaaatcttCGAGGCATTAAAAATGACCTCTATGATTCTTTGTATTCGAATTACTCGAGTAACTCCAGGAATCATTTCAGCTCtagtccagtgttgtttggccAAAACAGAGTCGTATACGTTTggaatgacttgagggtgagttaacCACAAAAATTCACTTTAGGGTGAGCCACCCCTTTAAAGCTTCAAGCAACTCTGAATTCTGCTGTTTGTACAGTAAGCGATAAGTCATATAAGTAATGGCATTCGTGAAGGTGTGGCATGtcggtttattttaaatgccCTGGGTAATGCAAGAAagagtgtgtttgtatttgtgtttgcatgtgtgtgtttgtttctaatGCTGTCGCTATGCCCGAGGTGTTGTGTACCCACATGCCCCGGCACGCCCCCTCGGTGGTTCATAGGGGTTGCAGGAGTCTCACTATCATAGTGCTCAGCGCTTATCTGCAGAGCTGGAGATGTTTTCTGCCAGACAGACTGTCTGCTTCCAGCTGAGCTCAGAGCGGCGGTGTCGAGGCATCTCTGAGTCTGACTTCTCAGAGCCTTTGCTGCTGCTGGCAGATTTTATCTCACAAGGTGAAAACAATGAATCTGAGGCAATTGTTGTAGACTGCAAAGCTTTTTCTGCGCTTCATACATTTAACATGTTAGGTATTTAATACATTGGTTTACCAACAAAATAGAAATCCCACGAGAGCCCTTGTGGAGCCACAAATCCTAGTTTGGGGTTTGAGTCTGGTTACCTTGTACATGACTGCTCATTATCAGGAATGAGAAGGTTTAATGATGGATCTGTGTCACTCTTTGCGGAAGTCAGTCTTTGCTGGCTCATTGTGTGTTGCTGGCGTGTCCTGGCTTTGAGCGGTTAGAGTAGAGAAGTAGAGCTGAGAACAAACTTGAGATGCTGCCAGCTAGGTGATGGAGTGGGTAAGTGAGAGACAGCAGCTGGTTAGCAGGTGGCAAGACCACATACAGGGTGGTTAATCCATTATAACTGGTCTCAGATTCACTGCTGACACGCCCCTCGCAGATGTTAGATGCAAGTTGTTGTCTGTAAATTGTCTGTAgatctgtaaatgtttttttttttcgttttgcTTGCTGTGTTAATTTCTATAAGTCCTTTCAAATCATGTTTAGTTTTCGCTAATCTTCTTTAATGATTAGTATTAGTTTgattatgttgttttgttatttacattttcataatcTATTTTGCAAAGGTGCAATATCTAAATCTTGCactgtaagttttttttattttatttttattaatacttgtctagaccattattaaaatgataaaaaaagtgATTATTTTTGCAAGTCTTTTCAATTAAGTTTGCTTAAACTTTTCCTATAATTgtaagttttattttctttgtgtgtccGTGTTTTCGTTAACTACTATGTATTCCAAAACACAATTAGAAAAGCATGCACTGcaggttttatttatacaattttgctgtttttatctGTTacgaaagtttttttcgaataTTATCGATTACGTTTTCAATAacgctgttttttttcttgaaaaaatacAACTAAATTTAAGTTTCGGTTTCGAACGATAAGGGGCTGTCACCACCGAAGCATTTCTGCCAGCGTACGCCGTGTTTCTAAAAACTGCAACAGCTGGCGTTCTTTTCCGCAGGCTCAACGCTGGCGCTCAACGTTTTTTTTCTCAACGTTACTTAGCATATTATAGTTACTAACGCACCTCCGCTTAACACACCGTTCAAGCACTTGCAACTGCCGTTTTCAGCCTTGTAAAAGCATCTCGGTGGATCTGGAGCCATAGTCTTATATTAACGGTTTAAAACCTATTTTgatttatgttcttttgtgtattgtgacgagcaaggcgggacgagagccgtgagggaatgaCGCGGGCCGGTGACtcgagtgataatgagtgtcagatGCGTGTTGCACGGGCTCCGCGTCATTCCCTCACGTCTCTCG
This region includes:
- the tgfbr2b gene encoding TGF-beta receptor type-2 isoform X1; this encodes MDLHRLSSLCWGTFVISTVLMVRGGVGEFDVLTLLACAGGMDPLQNSFHLNQLCMFCDTKPSTCNGTDACGSSCNLTSICEKPDEICVAIWRTNDSSNTIETMCHCPSKPIYGIMLDDYNNTKCEMKARISNTGPIHICSCNEEECNNDLLFTTPLSPGIEPTNNQVVLVILVSLLPLLVLAVLVIASFYWYRIYRRRKLDEWKTKKQSKRKGPKSPLDCSDACAIMMDDDRSDSSSTHANNLNHNTDPLPIELDLQVGKGRFAEVYKAKLRQSPSEQFETVAVKIFPYEEYASWKNEKEIFSDIDLKHENILHFLTGEERKVEKQYWLITAYHPWGNLQEYLTRHLISWEDLRVLGCSMARGVAHLHSDHTTCGRPKVPIVHRDLKSSNVLVKNDLTCCLCDFGLALRLDNSLSVDELANSGQVGTARYMAPEVLESRINLENIESFKQTDVYSMALVLWEITSRCNAIGEVKDYEPPFGSKVREHPCVESMKDNVLRDRGRPEIPNSWMKHQGVATVCATINECWDHDPEARLTAQCVAERFNEMEDDLDKLSTCSSSEEKILEDCAVSMSDDK
- the tgfbr2b gene encoding TGF-beta receptor type-2 isoform X3, producing the protein MDLHRLSSLCWGTFVISTVLMVRGGVGGMDPLQNSFHLNQLCMFCDTKPSTCNGTDACGSSCNLTSICEKPDEICVAIWRTNDSSNTIETMCHCPSKPIYGIMLDDYNNTKCEMKARISNTGPIHICSCNEEECNNDLLFTTPLSPGIEPTNNQVVLVILVSLLPLLVLAVLVIASFYWYRIYRRRKLDEWKTKKQSKRKGPKSPLDCSDACAIMMDDDRSDSSSTHANNLNHNTDPLPIELDLQVGKGRFAEVYKAKLRQSPSEQFETVAVKIFPYEEYASWKNEKEIFSDIDLKHENILHFLTGEERKVEKQYWLITAYHPWGNLQEYLTRHLISWEDLRVLGCSMARGVAHLHSDHTTCGRPKVPIVHRDLKSSNVLVKNDLTCCLCDFGLALRLDNSLSVDELANSGQVGTARYMAPEVLESRINLENIESFKQTDVYSMALVLWEITSRCNAIGEVKDYEPPFGSKVREHPCVESMKDNVLRDRGRPEIPNSWMKHQGVATVCATINECWDHDPEARLTAQCVAERFNEMEDDLDKLSTCSSSEEKILEDCAVSMSDDK
- the tgfbr2b gene encoding TGF-beta receptor type-2 isoform X2, which encodes MDLHRLSSLCWGTFVISTVLMVRGGVGEFDVLTLLACAGGMDPLQNSFHLNQLCMFCDTKPSTCNGTDACGSSCNLTSICEKPDEICVAIWRTNDSSNTIETMCHCPSKPIYGIMLDDYNNTKCEMKARISNTGPIHICSCNEEECNNDLLFTTRIEPTNNQVVLVILVSLLPLLVLAVLVIASFYWYRIYRRRKLDEWKTKKQSKRKGPKSPLDCSDACAIMMDDDRSDSSSTHANNLNHNTDPLPIELDLQVGKGRFAEVYKAKLRQSPSEQFETVAVKIFPYEEYASWKNEKEIFSDIDLKHENILHFLTGEERKVEKQYWLITAYHPWGNLQEYLTRHLISWEDLRVLGCSMARGVAHLHSDHTTCGRPKVPIVHRDLKSSNVLVKNDLTCCLCDFGLALRLDNSLSVDELANSGQVGTARYMAPEVLESRINLENIESFKQTDVYSMALVLWEITSRCNAIGEVKDYEPPFGSKVREHPCVESMKDNVLRDRGRPEIPNSWMKHQGVATVCATINECWDHDPEARLTAQCVAERFNEMEDDLDKLSTCSSSEEKILEDCAVSMSDDK